The Lycium barbarum isolate Lr01 chromosome 12, ASM1917538v2, whole genome shotgun sequence genome includes a region encoding these proteins:
- the LOC132622557 gene encoding uncharacterized protein LOC132622557 isoform X2 — protein sequence MEICRLPYQPAVINLRLGQTSGIYSLKSFSLSIKCSQGNESSTKKPDSMFILGMGFVGKFLAADLKSGGWEVTGTCTGTSRKKKLEEMGFHSHIFDANEPLHEVLDIMKLHSHLLISIPTVLGVGDPMLRHKELLKERLKGGNLQWLGYLSSTSVYGDFSGAWVDEEFPPRPTTESARARMAAEEGWLHLACDVGVTVQIFRLGGIYGPGRSAVDTILKQEPLSKSQKMRFSRHYTSRIHVADICQTLKASIQRPSAGKIYNVVDDDPAPREQVFKFARSLVEEKWPSHLTSKSSAEEAESLIPQGASRGAKRVSNKRIKTELGVRLLYPTYESGLRSIIERMENPFG from the exons ATGGAGATTTGCCGGCTACCCTATCAACCGGCCGTTATTAATCTCCGGCTGGGTCAAACTTCCGGAATATACTCTCTTAAATCGTTTTCCCTCTCTATCAAGTGCAGTCAGGGTAACGAATCGAGCACTAAAAAACCCGATTCAATGTTCATTCTGGGGATGGGTTTCGTAGGAAAATTCTTGGCTGCAGATTTGAAAAGCGGTGGATG GGAAGTTACAGGAACTTGTACTGGTACTTCCCggaaaaagaaattagaggaaATGGGGTTCCATTCTCACATATTTGACGCCAATGAACCACT ACATGAGGTCCTCGATATCATGAAACTCCACTCACATCTTCTTATCTCCATTCCTACAGTTTTGGGTGTTGGTGATCCG ATGCTTCGGCATAAGGAATTGCTGAAAGAAAGACTAAAGGGTGGTAACCTCCAGTGGCTTGGTTACTTGTCATCAACAA GTGTTTATGGAGACTTCAGTGGTGCATGGGTTGATGAAGA GTTTCCCCCAAGGCCGACAACTGAATCGGCTAGAGCAAGGATGGCTGCTGAAGAAGGATGGTTACATCTGGCTTGTGATGTGGGGGTCACTGTCCAAATATTTCGACTGGGTGGTATATATGGTCCTGGTAGAAG TGCTGTTGACACCATTCTCAAGCAGGAACCTTTGTCGAAAAGTCAGAAGATGAGATTTTCTAGGCATTATACATCACGTATTCATGTTGCTGACATCTGTCAGACACTCAAGGCAAGCATTCAGAGGCCATCTGCAGG GAAGATATACAATGTAGTTGACGACGATCCTGCTCCTAGGGAGCAGGTATTTAAGTTTGCTCGGAGCTTGGTTGAGGAGAAATGGCCAAGCCACTTAACCTCCAAAAGCTCCGCTGAAGAGGCAGAGTCTCTAATTCCGCAAGGAGCTTCAAGAGGAGCGAAGCGAGTGTCCAATAAACGCATTAAAACAGAACTGGGAGTGAGACTGCTTTACCCTACGTATGAATCTGGATTGCGGAGCATCATTGAGCGCATGGAGAATCCGTTTGGCTAA
- the LOC132622557 gene encoding uncharacterized protein LOC132622557 isoform X1, protein MEICRLPYQPAVINLRLGQTSGIYSLKSFSLSIKCSQGNESSTKKPDSMFILGMGFVGKFLAADLKSGGWEVTGTCTGTSRKKKLEEMGFHSHIFDANEPLHEVLDIMKLHSHLLISIPTVLGVGDPCALQMLRHKELLKERLKGGNLQWLGYLSSTSVYGDFSGAWVDEEFPPRPTTESARARMAAEEGWLHLACDVGVTVQIFRLGGIYGPGRSAVDTILKQEPLSKSQKMRFSRHYTSRIHVADICQTLKASIQRPSAGKIYNVVDDDPAPREQVFKFARSLVEEKWPSHLTSKSSAEEAESLIPQGASRGAKRVSNKRIKTELGVRLLYPTYESGLRSIIERMENPFG, encoded by the exons ATGGAGATTTGCCGGCTACCCTATCAACCGGCCGTTATTAATCTCCGGCTGGGTCAAACTTCCGGAATATACTCTCTTAAATCGTTTTCCCTCTCTATCAAGTGCAGTCAGGGTAACGAATCGAGCACTAAAAAACCCGATTCAATGTTCATTCTGGGGATGGGTTTCGTAGGAAAATTCTTGGCTGCAGATTTGAAAAGCGGTGGATG GGAAGTTACAGGAACTTGTACTGGTACTTCCCggaaaaagaaattagaggaaATGGGGTTCCATTCTCACATATTTGACGCCAATGAACCACT ACATGAGGTCCTCGATATCATGAAACTCCACTCACATCTTCTTATCTCCATTCCTACAGTTTTGGGTGTTGGTGATCCG TGTGCACTGCAGATGCTTCGGCATAAGGAATTGCTGAAAGAAAGACTAAAGGGTGGTAACCTCCAGTGGCTTGGTTACTTGTCATCAACAA GTGTTTATGGAGACTTCAGTGGTGCATGGGTTGATGAAGA GTTTCCCCCAAGGCCGACAACTGAATCGGCTAGAGCAAGGATGGCTGCTGAAGAAGGATGGTTACATCTGGCTTGTGATGTGGGGGTCACTGTCCAAATATTTCGACTGGGTGGTATATATGGTCCTGGTAGAAG TGCTGTTGACACCATTCTCAAGCAGGAACCTTTGTCGAAAAGTCAGAAGATGAGATTTTCTAGGCATTATACATCACGTATTCATGTTGCTGACATCTGTCAGACACTCAAGGCAAGCATTCAGAGGCCATCTGCAGG GAAGATATACAATGTAGTTGACGACGATCCTGCTCCTAGGGAGCAGGTATTTAAGTTTGCTCGGAGCTTGGTTGAGGAGAAATGGCCAAGCCACTTAACCTCCAAAAGCTCCGCTGAAGAGGCAGAGTCTCTAATTCCGCAAGGAGCTTCAAGAGGAGCGAAGCGAGTGTCCAATAAACGCATTAAAACAGAACTGGGAGTGAGACTGCTTTACCCTACGTATGAATCTGGATTGCGGAGCATCATTGAGCGCATGGAGAATCCGTTTGGCTAA